GAGGAACAGCGGCCACGACCACCACAGGTCGAACTGGTAAATCTCGGCGCGGAAAATCTGGAGTTGGCCGCCTTTCGATCCCTGAGAACCGATCGCCAGCGCCACCACGAGGGTCAGGACGGCGCCCAGGGGCATTGCCTTTACGAGTTCCATAACTCTGCTTCCTCCGGTCAATCGCCGCAGAAGATAGGGTCAGATCATTGTTGGACCGGTGCCGAAATTGCTTAGCCGGGCTGGTTAATGCACCGGCGGATCGGTCCGCGGAATCTGACGCACCGGAGCGACGGCCTCTCCCGGTCCCCGCGGTGGCAGCGCGTTTTCCGGCACGTCGTCGATCTGCATATCGGATGTTTCGACATGCTGAAGATTGCGCACGCACACGGTTAGCTGCGCCCCGTCCCAGGTGATCTCGTTGAAACTCGGCGGGGTCGAGCGCGTGCGCTGCGACAGAGTGCCCGCACCGATCATCCGCACCGGACCCTCGCTCGTGTCTTCCATGATATCGAACGCGTCATGGACATGACCCGACAAGACGCCCTCGACCTTGCGCTTAGCGAGTTCGCGCAGCGCGCGGTCGCCATGCTTGGTCAGCGCGGTCCCCTGCGTGCCGACTTCGCGCAAGGGATGATGGACGGCCACCAGTGCGCGCGTTCCCTTGGGCAGCGCATCGAGCGCGGCCAGGCACCGGTCGAGCGAGCGCTGGCTCACCCAGCCCTTCGACCAGTTGAGACGCGGCTGCATCCGCACGGCAGTCTTGAGCGGGACGATCGCCAGCGCACCGAGGTCGAGTTCCCTTTCGACCTTCTCCTTCATCCCGTGAAATCGCTTGTACGGCTCGAAGAAGCGTTCGAGCAGGTTGAAATAGGGCAGGTCGTGATTGCCTACCTCCACGGTAACGGGGGCATCGAGTTCATTGATCCAATGCGTCGCGGCCGCGAATTCGCGGTGCCGTGCGCGCATGGTGAGGTCGCCGGTAATCGCCACCGCGTCGGGGCGCTTTTCGGCAATCTCCTGCTTCACCCAATCGAGCGCGCGGTTGTTTTCGAGCCCGAAATGGATGTCGGAAAGATGGAATATCCGGCGGATGTCAGAAGCCATGCGCGGTCGCTAGCAGATCGACCGGGCAGTCTTCCACCGTGAATTCGGCCCGCGTTTCCAAAGTGGCCGGTTCGCCGTCGATAAGCACTTCGACCGGCTCGCCCGCGCAGTTCTCGATCACCAGCCGATCGAGCAGGCCGAGCCGCTCATGCGGGCCGTCGCGGAAACTGCGCCGCAACAACGCCCAGCTTTGCTGGAGGAATTCTCCGGCGTTCTCGATCCGGTAACCGTCGACCTGCATGCCGCGGTGGCTCGGGGTCAGCTCGATCAGCGGATAGCCATCGTCATGGCCGATCGCCGGTTCAATCAAGCGGACGCGCGACCCGCCCGTGGTTTCGGCCAGTGCCTCGCCGGCGCCCTGAGCAAGCCCCGCAACATCGAAGTCGCGCATCGCTTCGCGCACCTCGGCCCAGGCGGTTCCGGGCCCGACCAGGACACCGGCGTGGGCCCTTCCTGCAGAACAGCAGGCCATTTTCGGACGGATGGGCCGAAACGCACCATTGGCGATCCGCTCGAGGATAGTGTCATATTCGGTATCGGCCCCGTGAAGCCGGGCGCTCAGGAGGTTCATTGTCCCCCCCGGCAGGACCAGCACTTCGCCGCTCCAGCCTGCCACCGCCTCGATTACTGCATTCAGGGTACCGTCTCCGGTGAAGACGATCAGACGGTTTACATCTGCGTCCTGCAACACGGTGCGGTTAGGGAGTTCCTCGGCAGGAAAGGCGATCGTCTTCTCGGCAGGCATGCCGTATTCAGCGAGCGAGCGTTCAAGCGCGACCAGTGCGGCTTCGCTATTGCTGCCGCTGCGCGAATTGACGATCAGCCATGTTTTCCGCGGGGCCATGTCGATCAAGCGCCAGATCGCGTCTGCGGTTCCCGCGCTCAGATCCGGCCATTCAGCAACAGCCATGCGGTGGTGCCATTAAGCAGGCTGTAGATCGCATACCCCCAGGCCGCAGCCGGCCAGTCGTGCGCCACCAGCAGCATCGCCATCAGCAGCACGAAAAACTCGAACGCCAGCGAAACGCGCCCGCCGCCCGCGCGAAAGGCGACCGGCAGAGTGTCGAGCAGCGGGTGGTTCGACTCGAGAACCGCCTTGTGGACCGCGAAATTTATCGTCCCGAGGATGAAAAGGATGCCGAGCAACATAAGACGAGCGTCCTACGCCCGTCGCCTGCCGATTGCCAAATGCCATCGGTCGGTCGTTTTGCAGCGCCCGTCCATTGCCCTCGCCATCCGTCGAAGCCCGCGTGCGATTACAGATGTAGCCATGTAATACAGTTGGTGCGGCGGGCCTCTCCCCCTCAATTGATCGGGGTCCGCCGCAAACCTGGAGATGGAACTATGAACAAGACCCTTGCCACGCTCGCCGCCGCCGGCCTCGCACTCACCGCAACCGCCGCGCAGGCCGAAAATGTCAATGTGACCTACAGCGATCTCAACCTCGAGACCGTCGCCGGCCAGAAGGAATTGTCGCAGCGCATCGAGCGCGCCGCGCGCTCTGTCTGCGGTGTTGACGCCCCGCGCACCGGCAGCCGCCTGCCCGACAGTGCCGCGCGCAGCTGCTTCGAGATGGCCAAGGCCCGAGCCGGCGAGCAAGTCGCGGCCCGTGTCGACGAACAGGCCATGGGCGGCTGATACATCAGCCTGCCCGACTTCGGACCCCGGCCGGTTGCAGTCCCCCGGTCGGGGTCCTTTTTTATGCGTTTTGAATGTGAAGGGCTCTAGCGGCCCGCCATCGCCTTGACCTTGGGCAAGTAAGTGCGCCCGATGCGCAGCGCCTCGCCATCCTCGAGTTCGACCGACCACACGCCGAGCCCATCGTGCCGCAGGCCGGTGATGCGATCCTTGCGCAGGATCGTCGAGCGATGGATGCGGATGAACCGCGAAGGATCCAGCCGCTTTTCGAGCCCGGCGATGGTCTGCAACAACAGATAGGTCCGCGCTGCGTCATCTGCGCCGACATGCAGGCGGACATAATCGCGCTCGGCATCGATCTGGCCAACTTCGGAAGTGGCGATGCGGATGAGCTCGGAGCGGTGCGGGATCCACAGTTCTTCGAGCCACGCGCTTTCGGACGCTTCACCGTCACCGCGCCGGGCGATGGCGCGCGATACCGCGCGTTCGAGCCGTTCGGGTTTGACCGGTTTGAGGACGTAATCGACCGCATCGAGATCGAAGGCTTCGACCGCGTAATTGTCATGCGCGGTGACGAAGACCACCGCCGGGCGTTCCGCCTTTTGCGCCAGCGACTTGGCCACCGAAATACCATCGACTTCGGGCATGGTCATGTCGAGCAGGATCAGATCGGGCTGCAACGCTTCGACCAGGCGCAACGCCTGCGCTCCGTCGCTTGCCGTCCCGACGACGCGCAGTTGGGGAATTTTCGAACAGATGACCTGCATCCGTTCCACCGCCAGCGGTTCGTCATCGACGATCAGGGTCTTGAGCGTCTCGCTCACTTCCTCAGCCATGTTTCACCATCGGTAGTCTCAATTCGGTTTCATAGCCGGTAAGCGCGGGCCCCGATACGATCGTCGCGCTATTGCCGAAGCGCGCTTCAAGCCGGTCGCGGACATTGGCGAGGCCGATGCCGAAGCCATGTTCGCCCGCGGTGCCGGGTCCATCGTCGCTCACGGTCAGGACCAGTCGGCCATATTCCTCGCGCGCAGCGATCGTGATCGTCACCGGCTTGCGCGATGCGGATACGCCATATTTGACCGAATTCTCGACCAGCGGCTGGAGAATCATCCCCGGCACCTGATATCTGGCCAGTTCGGGCGGCAAGTCGACCTCGATCCTCAGCCGTTCGGGGAAACGCACCGCTTCGATTGCAAGATAATGCTCCTGCAGGTCGATCTCGTCCTCGAGGCTAACGTCGCCGGTCGGATGGTCCGCCAAGCTGTGGCGATAGAAGCGCGAAATCGTCTGGATCATCTGTTCGGCCCGGTCCGCCTTGCCGGTCATCACCAGCGCCGACAGCGAATTGAGCGTGTTGAACAGGAAGTGCGGATTGACCTGATAGCGCAGCGATCGCAGTTCCGCCGCCTTGGCCGCCGTGCGGAAGCGTTCGCCGCGCCGTTCGGCCGCGCGTGCCTGCGCACCGGCCAGCAGGGCAAGAAACAGCGACGCCCAGGCCAGCAGGATGAAATAGCGTCCGATCGCGAAGTCGAAGGTCATCTTCCACTGGTCGAGTGCGGTCGGAGCGGGCGAGATAAGCACGCTTTGCGGAACGGCCTCTTCGGCCTGCTCGACATCTTCGCCCATCTTCGTGCGGGGCAGGTCGATGAGGAGATTGCCGGCATCGTCGCGGCGCAGGGCGATACCGCGCTCCTTGCCCATCTGCTCCTCGACCTTGGCTTCGATCGAACTGAATATCCAGCGGTTCGCCTGGGCGATCATGATCGCACCGGGCATCGCGACAACCAGCGTGACCGCGATCTTGATGCCGAGCGACCGGTTCTCGACCACCCGCAGGACGAGCCAAAGAAGCCCGGTCATGGCCACGCCGACAACGCAAACCAATGCGCGCCGCCACAGCAACTCATCCTGGAACTCGAGCCCGACGACCACGCCGCGCAAGGTGATCAGGAGGAAATAGCACAGCCACACCCCCACCATGGAGGCGAGGACGACCTTGCCGGACAGGCGCTCGCTTTCGGGATTCATCGGGCGTTCATCGATTGGCACGGTTTGCGATGTGCCCCTTCGCGCCCGCAAATGCCAGCGCGGCGGTCGAACAGGCTCTGCGGTTGGTCGAGCGGCTGTTATTCCGCATGTTCGAGATTTCCAGCAGCAATGCGGCGTCGCCATTCGGCAGGCGCGAGCGTGTGGACATTGTTGCCGGCCGCATCGACCGCGACCGTTACGGGCATGTCCTGGACCTCGAATTCGTAGATCGCTTCCATCCCCAGATCCTCGAAAGCCACCACCTCAGCGCCCTTGATCGCGCGGCTGACGAGATAGGCCGCCCCGCCGGTCGCCATGAGGTAGGCGACCTTGAATCGGCTGATTACTTCGACCGCATCGTGGCCGCGCTCGGCCTTGCCGATCATCGCGAGCAGCCCGAGGTCGAGCATCATATCGGTGAACTTGTCCATCCGCGTGGCGGTGGTGGGGCCGGCCGGACCGACGACCTCGCCCATCACTGGGTCGACCGGACCGACATAATAGATCGCGCGCCCCTTGAACTCGACCGGTAGTTCCTCGCCCGCTTCGAGCATGTCCTTGATGCGTTTGTGAGCGGCATCGCGCCCAGTCAGCATCTTGCCTGACAGCAGCAGGCGGTCGCCATGGTTCCAGCTTTCCACTTCCGCCGGCGTCAGCGCGTCGAGATCGACACGCCGGGCGGCGCTGTCGGGTTGCCAGGTCACTTGCGGATAATCGTCCAGCTTGGGCGGCTCGAGATAGGCGGGTCCCGAGCCGTCGAGCGTGAAATGCGCATGGCGCGTGGCGGCGCAATTGGGGATCATCGCCACGGGCTTGCCCGCTGCATGGCAGGGCGCGTCGAGGATTTTCACGTCGAGCACGGTGGCCAGCCCGCCTAGGCCCTGCGCGCCCACCCCCATGGCATTCACCGCGTCGAAGATGTCGATGCGCAATTGCTCGATATCGCTCTGCGCGCCGCGCTGCTTGAGCTGGCCCATGTCGATCGGATCCATCAGGCTCTGCTTCGCCAGCTTGACGCAATGCTCTGCGGTGCCGCCGATGCCGATACCCAGCATTCCCGGAGGGCACCAACCCGCACCCATCGAGGGAATCTGTTCGATCACCCAGTCGACGATATTGTCGCTCGGGTTCATCATCTTGAACTTGGACTTGTTCTCGCTGCCGCCGCCCTTGGCCGCGACGTCGATCTCGACCCGGTTCCCCGGGACCATTTCGACCGACAGGACGCAGGGCGTATTGTCGCGCGTGTTGCGGCGGGTGAAGGCGGGATCAGCAAGGATCGAGGCGCGTAGCTTGTTGTCGGGATGGTTGTAGGCGCGGCGCACGCCCTCGTCGACGACTTGCTGCAACGATTGCGTGCTGTCGAGACGGCAGTTCTGTCCCCATTTGACGAACACGTTGACGATTCCGGTGTCCTGGCACAGTGGGCGATGGCCTTCGGCGCACATGCGGCTGTTGGTCAGGATCTGCGCGATCGCATCCTTGGCAGCGGGGCCCTTCTCGGCCTCATAGGCCTCGCCCAGCGCGCGGATATAGTCCATCGGATGGTAGTAGGAGATATACTGGAGCGCGTCGGCAACGCTCTCGATCAGGTCGTTTTCACTGATGACGGTCATGTCGCTCATCGCCGCAAATTCCCATGTTGCAGATTTGCGCTCCCCGATAGTCAGGTTTGCCGCCATCGGTCAAAGCGCTTGGCCCGGAGAGGCCATACGCCTAAGGCAACCGGAGCTTGCATAAGCGTGTTATTGATGTAATACAGCTCGCGGAAATGACCATGACCCTGACCACCACCCGCCCCGACTACACGGCCGCCCGCAAGGCGATGATCGACAGCCAGCTGCGCACCAGCGGTGTCAACGACGGCTTCGTGCTCGAGCGCATGTCCAGCGTCGCGCGCGAGGATTTCGTGCCCGAGGGGGCCAAGTCGATCGCCTATATGGACCGTGCGATCCGGCTCGAAAGCGGCGGGTTCCTGCCCGCCCCGCTGTTTCATGGTGCCATGCTCGCCGAAGCCCGGCCCAGCATGGATGACCGCGTGCTGGTGATCGATGGCGGCAGCGGCTACCTGCCCGCGCTGGTCGAACCGCTGGTCGGCAAGCTCGACACCGTCACGCCCGAGAAGGCGGCCAATGGCGCCAAGCGCGGCGATTACACGCTGGTGCTGGTCGACGGGGCCATCGAACACGCGCCCGCAGCGCTGGCCAAGCTGGTTGCCGAGGGCGGACGGATCGTAACCGGCATGGTCGAGCGCGGCGTCACCCGCCTCGCCACCGGCCGCAAATCGGGGAGCGCGCTGGCGCTGATCCCGCTTGCCGAAATGGGTATCCCGCGGCTTGGCGCATTCGACCGGCCGCAAAGCTGGAGTTTCTGAATGCGTCGCGGAGGGGTAGCACAGTTCTGGGTTCTGGGGGCGGGCGCAAGCGCGCTGGCGCTCGCTGTTCCGGCGCAAGCCGATACGCTGCAGGAGGCGCTGACCAACGCCTATCTGTACAATCCCACGCTGCTCGCCGCGCGCGCCAACCAGCGGGCGAATGACGAAAACGTCCAGATCCAGGAAGCCCCCGGCATTCCCAGCGTGAATGCCTCCGGCACCTATATCGAGTTCATCAAGAAGTCGCCCAACAGCTTCACTTCGCCCGACCGGACCCTCCAGATCGGTCCCGAGCTGACCGTTCCGGTTTATGCCGGCGGGGCGGTCAGGAACGCGGTCAAGGCGGCGGAAGAACGCGTCGCGGCGGGGCAGAACGATTTGCGCGCGACCGAGAGCGCAATTTTCAGCCAGGTCGTGGCCGCTTACATGGACGTGCTGCGCACGCAGGCGCTGGTCGCGCTCACCGCCAACCAGGTCGAATTCCTGACGGTCAATCTGCAGGCAACGAGCGACCGGTTCGAGATCGGCGACCTTACCCGCACCGATGTTGCCCAGTCGCAATCGCGGCTGGCGCTGGCGCAGGGCGATCTGCGCAATGCGCAAGCGAACCTGATCAATGCCCGCGAAACCTACATCCGGCTGGTGGGCGATGCGCCCGAGGATCTGCAGGCACCACCGCCGCTGCCCAACCTGCCGACCGATGTGGCCACGGCCGTCGATACGGCGCTGGCCAACAATCCCGACCTGCTGGCGGCGATGGAACGCGCCGATGCCGCAGGGTTCGACACCGAGGTCGCGGGCGCCGGTCGGTTGCCGCGCGTGTCGCTGTTCGCGGGCGCAACATATACCGATTACTTCGACACGCTGGCCGGGGGCGCTCCCGGCATTACGCAGGAAGAAACAACGGCCAATGCGGGAGTGAACCTCAGCATTCCCATATTCCAGGGCGGGCTTCCCGCAGCACGCCAGCGGCAGGCGCAGGCACGCGAGACCGCAGCGCTCGAACAGGTCATTGCCGCCGAACGCGAAACCATCGCCCAGGTACGCGCCGCCTGGTCGAGCTGGCAGGCATCGCTGGCCGTGATCGAAAGCAGCCAGATCGCGGTAGAGGCCGCCACGCTCAGCCTCGAAGGCGTGCGTGCGGAGAACTCGATCGGCAGCCGCCAGATACTCGATGTGCTCAATGCCGAACAGGAACTGCTCAGCGCGCAAGCGCAGCTGGTGACGGCGCGCCGCAACGCCTATGTTGCGGGCTTCAGCCTGCTGGCCGCGATGGGCCGCGCCGAAGCGCGCGACCTTGGGTTCCTGGGCGAGGGCGTACTCTACGATCCCGCAGCCAATTACGAGCGCGTGAAAGGCCGTGTGTGGGATTGGGACCGCGATCCCGAACCCGTCG
This genomic window from Qipengyuania sp. HL-TH1 contains:
- a CDS encoding metallophosphoesterase translates to MASDIRRIFHLSDIHFGLENNRALDWVKQEIAEKRPDAVAITGDLTMRARHREFAAATHWINELDAPVTVEVGNHDLPYFNLLERFFEPYKRFHGMKEKVERELDLGALAIVPLKTAVRMQPRLNWSKGWVSQRSLDRCLAALDALPKGTRALVAVHHPLREVGTQGTALTKHGDRALRELAKRKVEGVLSGHVHDAFDIMEDTSEGPVRMIGAGTLSQRTRSTPPSFNEITWDGAQLTVCVRNLQHVETSDMQIDDVPENALPPRGPGEAVAPVRQIPRTDPPVH
- a CDS encoding diacylglycerol/lipid kinase family protein, which codes for MAVAEWPDLSAGTADAIWRLIDMAPRKTWLIVNSRSGSNSEAALVALERSLAEYGMPAEKTIAFPAEELPNRTVLQDADVNRLIVFTGDGTLNAVIEAVAGWSGEVLVLPGGTMNLLSARLHGADTEYDTILERIANGAFRPIRPKMACCSAGRAHAGVLVGPGTAWAEVREAMRDFDVAGLAQGAGEALAETTGGSRVRLIEPAIGHDDGYPLIELTPSHRGMQVDGYRIENAGEFLQQSWALLRRSFRDGPHERLGLLDRLVIENCAGEPVEVLIDGEPATLETRAEFTVEDCPVDLLATAHGF
- a CDS encoding TolC family outer membrane protein, translated to MRRGGVAQFWVLGAGASALALAVPAQADTLQEALTNAYLYNPTLLAARANQRANDENVQIQEAPGIPSVNASGTYIEFIKKSPNSFTSPDRTLQIGPELTVPVYAGGAVRNAVKAAEERVAAGQNDLRATESAIFSQVVAAYMDVLRTQALVALTANQVEFLTVNLQATSDRFEIGDLTRTDVAQSQSRLALAQGDLRNAQANLINARETYIRLVGDAPEDLQAPPPLPNLPTDVATAVDTALANNPDLLAAMERADAAGFDTEVAGAGRLPRVSLFAGATYTDYFDTLAGGAPGITQEETTANAGVNLSIPIFQGGLPAARQRQAQARETAALEQVIAAERETIAQVRAAWSSWQASLAVIESSQIAVEAATLSLEGVRAENSIGSRQILDVLNAEQELLSAQAQLVTARRNAYVAGFSLLAAMGRAEARDLGFLGEGVLYDPAANYERVKGRVWDWDRDPEPVAGATSTVDVATPDASVPGEDETGTESGY
- a CDS encoding fumarate hydratase, whose product is MTVISENDLIESVADALQYISYYHPMDYIRALGEAYEAEKGPAAKDAIAQILTNSRMCAEGHRPLCQDTGIVNVFVKWGQNCRLDSTQSLQQVVDEGVRRAYNHPDNKLRASILADPAFTRRNTRDNTPCVLSVEMVPGNRVEIDVAAKGGGSENKSKFKMMNPSDNIVDWVIEQIPSMGAGWCPPGMLGIGIGGTAEHCVKLAKQSLMDPIDMGQLKQRGAQSDIEQLRIDIFDAVNAMGVGAQGLGGLATVLDVKILDAPCHAAGKPVAMIPNCAATRHAHFTLDGSGPAYLEPPKLDDYPQVTWQPDSAARRVDLDALTPAEVESWNHGDRLLLSGKMLTGRDAAHKRIKDMLEAGEELPVEFKGRAIYYVGPVDPVMGEVVGPAGPTTATRMDKFTDMMLDLGLLAMIGKAERGHDAVEVISRFKVAYLMATGGAAYLVSRAIKGAEVVAFEDLGMEAIYEFEVQDMPVTVAVDAAGNNVHTLAPAEWRRRIAAGNLEHAE
- a CDS encoding LytTR family DNA-binding domain-containing protein; translation: MAEEVSETLKTLIVDDEPLAVERMQVICSKIPQLRVVGTASDGAQALRLVEALQPDLILLDMTMPEVDGISVAKSLAQKAERPAVVFVTAHDNYAVEAFDLDAVDYVLKPVKPERLERAVSRAIARRGDGEASESAWLEELWIPHRSELIRIATSEVGQIDAERDYVRLHVGADDAARTYLLLQTIAGLEKRLDPSRFIRIHRSTILRKDRITGLRHDGLGVWSVELEDGEALRIGRTYLPKVKAMAGR
- a CDS encoding protein-L-isoaspartate O-methyltransferase yields the protein MTMTLTTTRPDYTAARKAMIDSQLRTSGVNDGFVLERMSSVAREDFVPEGAKSIAYMDRAIRLESGGFLPAPLFHGAMLAEARPSMDDRVLVIDGGSGYLPALVEPLVGKLDTVTPEKAANGAKRGDYTLVLVDGAIEHAPAALAKLVAEGGRIVTGMVERGVTRLATGRKSGSALALIPLAEMGIPRLGAFDRPQSWSF
- a CDS encoding sensor histidine kinase; amino-acid sequence: MPIDERPMNPESERLSGKVVLASMVGVWLCYFLLITLRGVVVGLEFQDELLWRRALVCVVGVAMTGLLWLVLRVVENRSLGIKIAVTLVVAMPGAIMIAQANRWIFSSIEAKVEEQMGKERGIALRRDDAGNLLIDLPRTKMGEDVEQAEEAVPQSVLISPAPTALDQWKMTFDFAIGRYFILLAWASLFLALLAGAQARAAERRGERFRTAAKAAELRSLRYQVNPHFLFNTLNSLSALVMTGKADRAEQMIQTISRFYRHSLADHPTGDVSLEDEIDLQEHYLAIEAVRFPERLRIEVDLPPELARYQVPGMILQPLVENSVKYGVSASRKPVTITIAAREEYGRLVLTVSDDGPGTAGEHGFGIGLANVRDRLEARFGNSATIVSGPALTGYETELRLPMVKHG
- a CDS encoding UrcA family protein translates to MNKTLATLAAAGLALTATAAQAENVNVTYSDLNLETVAGQKELSQRIERAARSVCGVDAPRTGSRLPDSAARSCFEMAKARAGEQVAARVDEQAMGG